A portion of the Candidatus Pristimantibacillus lignocellulolyticus genome contains these proteins:
- a CDS encoding ABC transporter ATP-binding protein, which yields MIEIKGLSKSFGNFQALKGIDLSIKKGTVFGFVGPNGAGKSTTMSILATLMIPTSGYAKVDGIDVTEHPHLVRRKIGYMPDFFGVYDQLKTDEYLHFYGASYGLTKPERDVLIPQLLELVNLSDKREAYVDSLSRGMKQRLCLARSLVHDPELLILDEPASGLDPRARIEMREILKELKSMGKTIIISSHILPELAEMVDEIGVIEHGEMIAVGNISNIQQQLMAKRLITIKLVNGQEQLKAFLSDHALVQGMFIDGASVQVQFSGNDDEQATLLRSIIEAGYPVVAFQEAQTDLEDIFLAITRGGGAEQ from the coding sequence ATGATCGAGATTAAAGGGCTTAGTAAATCTTTCGGTAACTTTCAAGCGTTGAAAGGAATCGATCTGTCGATTAAGAAAGGTACTGTTTTCGGTTTTGTTGGCCCGAACGGTGCAGGTAAATCAACAACAATGTCGATACTAGCTACGTTAATGATTCCAACTTCAGGTTATGCAAAAGTGGATGGAATTGATGTTACCGAACATCCGCATCTTGTTCGGCGAAAAATAGGCTATATGCCTGACTTTTTCGGAGTATATGATCAATTGAAAACAGATGAGTACTTACATTTCTATGGTGCGAGTTACGGGTTAACAAAACCGGAACGTGATGTACTTATTCCTCAGTTACTGGAACTTGTCAATTTATCAGATAAACGTGAAGCGTATGTTGATTCATTGTCTCGTGGGATGAAGCAAAGACTTTGTTTGGCACGAAGCTTAGTTCATGATCCTGAATTGCTAATACTAGATGAACCTGCTTCTGGTTTAGATCCACGTGCTCGTATTGAAATGCGTGAAATATTGAAAGAATTGAAAAGTATGGGTAAAACGATTATTATTTCTTCTCATATTTTGCCTGAGTTAGCGGAAATGGTAGATGAGATTGGTGTTATCGAGCATGGGGAAATGATTGCAGTTGGTAACATTAGCAATATCCAGCAGCAGTTAATGGCAAAACGTCTTATAACGATCAAGCTAGTTAACGGTCAAGAACAGCTGAAAGCATTTTTGAGTGATCATGCATTAGTGCAAGGTATGTTTATAGATGGTGCGTCTGTTCAAGTTCAATTTTCCGGAAATGATGATGAACAAGCGACTTTATTGCGCTCAATTATTGAAGCGGGATATCCCGTTGTCGCTTTCCAAGAAGCACAGACTGATTTGGAAGACATATTCTTAGCAATTACGAGAGGAGGAGGAGCTGAACAATGA
- a CDS encoding haloacid dehalogenase: MRNILVLDVGGVLATNLTPRLWQDLADLSNTSIDTMYASYKQEISKQLWTGQCTEKQFWQWLASYGVQLSVSDQRRLITQALQPLPALDYLERWSKLADIYIMSNHLNDWLQPLLAPYLPYIKSIHVSDQVRLSKPNPKWFQLLHEQFTDVSSIWFVDDSSNNIAVAQTIGWNVLLADQNHDWIATLTEQLQSTSNN, from the coding sequence ATGAGAAATATATTAGTGTTAGATGTTGGGGGTGTATTAGCAACTAATCTTACGCCGCGACTATGGCAAGACTTAGCTGATTTGTCCAATACGTCTATCGATACGATGTACGCTTCCTATAAACAAGAGATTAGTAAGCAGCTTTGGACAGGGCAATGTACGGAGAAGCAGTTTTGGCAATGGTTAGCATCATATGGTGTTCAACTTTCAGTTAGTGATCAACGTCGGCTAATAACTCAAGCTTTACAACCATTACCAGCTCTTGACTACCTCGAGCGATGGTCTAAACTAGCAGATATCTATATAATGAGCAATCACCTTAACGACTGGCTCCAACCTCTGCTAGCACCTTATCTACCCTATATAAAAAGCATCCATGTCTCAGATCAAGTACGACTTAGCAAACCCAATCCTAAGTGGTTTCAGCTGCTTCATGAACAATTTACAGATGTATCATCCATCTGGTTCGTAGACGACAGTTCAAATAATATTGCCGTTGCACAAACGATTGGATGGAACGTACTCTTAGCAGATCAGAATCATGATTGGATAGCTACATTAACCGAACAACTTCAATCAACAAGTAATAATTAA
- a CDS encoding phosphatase PAP2 family protein, producing the protein MSNFLEWEVDLLQRLMELRVSFVDSIVKFINFTGEVTFFTILLPIIYWLVSKRVGFQLAIVLFVSYYVNVFMKDLFQYLRPFQLHADRIKSLVEQGGYSFPSGHSQHSFAVWAFLASVIRKKLFTVFTIIVIIAVGFARLYSGVHFPKDVLFGWFLGAVIVIITSLVIRNQLLSTITNRIWIAIAIIIPIVLLPLYHGITNGRLDQEGAYQACGLLAFTILGYVWEREKVNFVISKSIVHKVIACVIGLFGVILIKEGFKLFLPEESIADFIRYGIIGLWTIAIAPWVFVKLRLATTKG; encoded by the coding sequence GTGTCGAACTTTTTGGAGTGGGAAGTTGATTTGCTACAACGCTTAATGGAATTACGTGTAAGTTTTGTAGATTCTATTGTGAAATTCATTAACTTTACTGGAGAAGTGACGTTCTTCACGATTTTACTACCAATCATCTACTGGTTAGTATCCAAAAGAGTAGGTTTCCAGCTAGCGATCGTTCTTTTTGTTAGCTATTATGTAAATGTATTTATGAAAGATTTATTTCAATACTTAAGACCTTTTCAGTTGCATGCAGATCGCATTAAATCTTTAGTAGAACAAGGTGGTTACTCATTCCCAAGTGGTCATTCACAGCATAGTTTTGCAGTATGGGCTTTTTTAGCATCCGTTATTCGCAAAAAATTATTTACTGTTTTTACAATTATTGTGATCATTGCAGTAGGTTTTGCTAGACTTTACTCTGGAGTACATTTTCCCAAGGATGTATTGTTCGGATGGTTTCTGGGAGCAGTTATTGTAATCATAACGTCACTTGTCATTCGTAATCAATTACTCAGTACAATTACTAATCGGATATGGATAGCGATTGCCATTATCATTCCGATTGTTTTGCTACCTCTTTATCATGGAATAACTAATGGCAGATTAGATCAAGAAGGCGCTTATCAAGCATGTGGATTATTAGCATTCACAATTCTTGGTTATGTGTGGGAAAGAGAGAAAGTTAATTTCGTAATTTCCAAGTCAATAGTACATAAAGTAATCGCTTGTGTAATTGGCTTATTTGGTGTGATCTTAATAAAAGAAGGATTCAAGTTGTTTTTACCTGAAGAATCTATTGCTGACTTTATCAGATATGGAATAATAGGATTATGGACAATTGCTATAGCACCGTGGGTGTTTGTGAAGTTACGTTTAGCAACTACAAAAGGATAG
- a CDS encoding RHS repeat-associated core domain-containing protein, whose product MNAALLEQYEWNDANRLVRHTNEAGDVTTYRYDGDHNRVYMGTELGSLDAASAYPDSHPLGDRTGWEPQYKKEQTAIYFANDTTLSYVEPLMAISEDKNWKQNYTYGALGERISMSYLPSGDPSNDWEPTPGASGANSGNALTTLYYLSDVRGSAIGLMDPEGAIAARYHYDEFGIALDDEKFDMNWAGPDNLFGYTGLGYDYTSGLNNARSRYFDASIGRFISEDTVEGDNKNPLSLNLYTYVQNNPNKYIDPSGNIPVLIALLGKVVVNYAIDVMFGVGFDYLSYVKSGSTSKFNMTASLKKNAIESAVPGLGFIKKFKRGLKLADEIKTAQKAAKASKAKKAKKAVSDLDKMKSLIKNGKKKGNNIISKIDEKTQVIFRKNTGKNAHPIKPKYPNAVDHYNVEIQTKTSAGKWKSRESYHIIVDKNGKVIDRF is encoded by the coding sequence TTGAATGCAGCATTGCTAGAGCAATATGAATGGAATGATGCGAATCGTTTGGTTCGTCATACGAATGAAGCGGGAGATGTAACGACCTACCGTTATGATGGCGATCATAATCGTGTCTATATGGGAACAGAGCTAGGCAGCTTGGACGCAGCAAGCGCTTATCCAGACAGTCATCCACTTGGTGACAGAACAGGCTGGGAGCCACAGTATAAGAAAGAGCAGACAGCTATCTACTTCGCTAATGATACGACATTAAGTTATGTAGAACCGTTAATGGCAATTAGTGAGGATAAGAACTGGAAGCAAAACTATACGTACGGTGCATTAGGCGAACGGATTAGTATGAGCTATCTACCAAGTGGCGATCCAAGCAATGATTGGGAGCCAACACCTGGGGCAAGCGGTGCTAATTCAGGTAATGCTCTTACTACGCTATACTATTTATCAGATGTGCGTGGAAGCGCCATAGGCTTGATGGATCCAGAGGGTGCAATAGCCGCTCGTTACCACTATGATGAGTTTGGCATTGCATTAGACGATGAGAAATTCGACATGAACTGGGCAGGACCAGATAATCTATTCGGATACACAGGATTAGGTTATGATTATACGAGTGGACTGAATAATGCACGTTCCCGATACTTCGATGCTAGTATTGGTAGATTTATTAGTGAGGATACCGTTGAAGGTGACAATAAAAATCCACTGAGTTTGAATCTGTATACGTATGTGCAAAATAATCCGAATAAGTATATAGATCCAAGTGGTAACATCCCAGTACTAATTGCGCTCCTTGGTAAAGTCGTTGTTAATTATGCGATTGATGTCATGTTTGGAGTAGGATTTGATTATTTATCCTATGTCAAATCAGGTTCTACTAGTAAATTCAATATGACAGCTTCGCTGAAAAAGAATGCCATAGAAAGTGCTGTTCCAGGTCTAGGTTTTATCAAGAAATTCAAACGAGGATTAAAGTTAGCGGATGAGATTAAGACAGCACAGAAAGCCGCGAAGGCTTCGAAGGCTAAGAAGGCTAAGAAGGCTGTATCTGATTTAGATAAAATGAAGTCGTTAATAAAAAATGGAAAGAAAAAAGGGAATAATATTATAAGCAAGATTGATGAAAAAACTCAAGTAATATTTAGAAAAAATACAGGTAAAAATGCACATCCAATAAAGCCGAAGTATCCTAATGCAGTAGATCATTACAATGTAGAAATACAAACTAAAACCTCTGCTGGTAAGTGGAAATCTAGAGAGTCATATCATATTATAGTGGATAAGAACGGAAAAGTTATTGATAGATTTTAG
- a CDS encoding helix-turn-helix domain-containing protein, with protein sequence MSKRSPISLEVKLYAVQQCLEHKSNPNYEAKQLGVSHYSVTDWIRKYKADGLEGLKKSNTWKTYSEELKIAAIKDILSGDYSLSAVTTKYHISSRSILQNWISKYNNEIELKPTRKGSGLSHMNKGRKTTFEERIEIAQYTIANDLNYQKAIEKYDVSYQQVYAWVRKYQEGSESALKDNRGRNKPVEELDEHERLKLRIKELEARNEYLEMENDFAKKLAEIKRRTTR encoded by the coding sequence ATGTCTAAAAGAAGTCCAATTTCTTTGGAAGTGAAATTATACGCCGTACAACAGTGTCTTGAGCATAAGTCAAATCCAAACTATGAAGCAAAACAGCTCGGGGTTAGTCATTATTCGGTCACGGATTGGATAAGAAAGTATAAAGCAGATGGCCTGGAAGGGTTAAAGAAATCAAATACATGGAAAACATACTCCGAGGAATTGAAGATTGCTGCTATTAAAGACATATTGTCTGGTGATTACTCTTTATCAGCGGTAACAACAAAGTACCATATTTCAAGTAGAAGTATCCTACAGAATTGGATTTCCAAGTATAATAATGAGATAGAATTGAAACCTACTCGTAAAGGAAGCGGACTATCTCATATGAATAAAGGACGTAAAACAACGTTTGAAGAACGCATTGAAATTGCACAATATACCATCGCTAATGATTTGAATTATCAGAAAGCGATTGAAAAATATGATGTATCTTATCAACAAGTTTACGCATGGGTTCGGAAATACCAAGAAGGTAGTGAGAGTGCTCTCAAAGACAATCGTGGGCGCAATAAGCCTGTAGAGGAACTAGATGAGCATGAACGTCTTAAGCTACGGATTAAAGAATTAGAAGCTCGAAACGAATACCTAGAGATGGAGAATGACTTCGCAAAAAAGTTGGCAGAGATCAAGCGCCGAACTACACGCTAA
- a CDS encoding HINT domain-containing protein, translated as MGYKEVTALYTNYRNDIIKLYIGDQLIETTDNHPFYVEDKGWVFADELQVGDKLQKADGSNLTIDKVEFVLLDEPVMVYNFTVADYHTYYVTDLGIWVPGFKPYGKGSTGRTAPKNNTELTSMQKAMTDPKKGTILKMPSLMQDKRWKHSDGWVKMSRTIKGVEIHWVYNIRTGKYDDFKFKDK; from the coding sequence TTGGGTTATAAAGAGGTAACCGCTCTTTACACTAATTATCGCAATGATATTATTAAATTGTACATTGGGGATCAACTCATCGAGACGACTGACAATCATCCTTTCTATGTAGAAGATAAGGGTTGGGTCTTTGCAGATGAACTTCAAGTAGGAGATAAACTCCAAAAGGCTGACGGAAGCAATCTGACGATTGATAAGGTAGAGTTCGTATTACTTGATGAGCCTGTTATGGTTTATAACTTTACTGTAGCGGACTACCATACGTATTATGTAACTGATCTCGGGATTTGGGTCCCTGGTTTCAAGCCATATGGCAAAGGATCAACAGGTAGAACTGCTCCAAAAAATAATACAGAATTGACTTCAATGCAAAAGGCAATGACTGACCCTAAGAAAGGTACTATATTAAAAATGCCGTCATTAATGCAGGATAAAAGGTGGAAACATAGTGATGGTTGGGTTAAAATGAGCAGAACAATTAAAGGGGTTGAAATACATTGGGTGTATAATATTAGAACCGGTAAATATGATGATTTTAAATTTAAGGATAAATAA
- a CDS encoding IS3 family transposase: MYQAIQELNNEKGYAITMLCALAGVARSAYYKWLHWSPSARELDILALAKEVKLRYTKRKGILAYRQMRTQLNRKLKKKYNKKRYYRIMRALGLKSVIRRKRPQYVKASEVHVAENIMNRNFEPILLIQSGVQTSPN; encoded by the coding sequence TTGTATCAAGCGATTCAAGAACTGAACAATGAAAAAGGTTACGCCATTACGATGTTATGTGCGTTAGCAGGGGTTGCTCGATCTGCCTATTACAAGTGGTTACATTGGTCACCATCTGCCAGGGAACTTGACATTCTTGCGCTAGCTAAAGAAGTCAAGCTTCGTTATACCAAGCGAAAAGGAATACTTGCTTATCGTCAAATGCGCACTCAGTTAAACCGAAAACTCAAGAAGAAGTACAATAAAAAGCGCTATTACCGAATCATGCGTGCTCTTGGACTCAAATCAGTCATTCGTAGAAAACGGCCACAATACGTGAAAGCCTCTGAAGTCCATGTAGCTGAAAATATAATGAACCGTAACTTTGAGCCAATTCTCCTAATTCAAAGTGGTGTACAGACGTCACCGAACTGA
- a CDS encoding ABC transporter permease subunit: MSNILANMKQLFINPVLDKEYRLRMRSAKSMWTILSYLLAIGLFATATFFIVGIESNGAGIYTNEFNDILFIVMSFAQLGLIAFMAPGLTAGVISGEREKQTLNLLLTTQQSSSSIIISKLISSLSFMFLIVFSTLPIYGIVFLYGGVSPSQLLAVFGFFLFNMLIFGGFGILFSTLFKRTMLAVIVTYGVVLFMFAGTAVIFLICFTALQDYIYSGTPTPASVEWIIHILAFNPACALLSIFEPEMFKEIINATSTTQKGFFDYVPMWLEYMLIYTVILVVCLWQAIRKLRPTRRSSKSGL, encoded by the coding sequence ATGAGTAACATATTAGCCAATATGAAGCAGTTGTTTATTAATCCAGTCCTTGATAAAGAATATCGCTTAAGAATGCGCTCTGCCAAATCGATGTGGACGATATTAAGCTATCTGTTAGCGATTGGTTTGTTTGCTACAGCAACCTTCTTTATTGTCGGCATCGAATCGAATGGAGCAGGTATATATACGAATGAATTTAATGATATTTTATTTATCGTGATGAGTTTTGCTCAGCTCGGATTAATTGCATTTATGGCACCAGGGTTAACAGCTGGCGTAATAAGTGGAGAACGGGAGAAACAGACGCTTAATTTGCTCCTTACAACACAGCAAAGTTCATCATCCATTATTATTAGTAAATTAATATCTAGTTTAAGTTTTATGTTTCTAATCGTGTTTAGTACATTGCCGATCTATGGCATCGTATTTTTGTATGGTGGAGTATCTCCTTCACAACTACTAGCTGTTTTTGGATTCTTCCTCTTCAATATGCTCATATTCGGAGGGTTTGGTATCTTATTCTCAACATTGTTTAAACGCACGATGTTAGCTGTTATTGTGACGTATGGCGTTGTATTATTTATGTTCGCAGGCACAGCCGTCATATTTTTGATCTGTTTCACCGCACTACAAGACTATATTTATAGTGGTACACCAACTCCAGCATCTGTTGAATGGATTATTCATATTCTTGCATTCAATCCGGCATGTGCATTACTTAGCATATTTGAACCGGAAATGTTTAAGGAAATAATAAACGCAACAAGTACTACACAAAAAGGGTTTTTCGATTATGTACCAATGTGGTTAGAGTATATGTTGATTTATACTGTTATCTTGGTTGTTTGCCTGTGGCAGGCGATTAGAAAGCTGAGACCTACTAGAAGAAGTTCAAAAAGCGGACTTTGA
- a CDS encoding MFS transporter, with the protein MSKLQSSKIQSVIFLFVTLFFWISMYIYVPILTPYLSNLKYSLQFIGVVLATYGLIQLLFRFPLGILSDHLQKRKLFIVLGMLCSVCSCLLFLVPDLWIFPLLGRAVAGICASTWVAFTIMYANNFEQHEMPKAMGQISLYTVLGQFIGMMASGWISDVYQYRMTFIVGAVIGAIGLVLSFLLYEKSPTSDQKGMSFKLIGSVLSSHRVLFASLLSVLAHGVLFITMFGFTPLKAIELGATGTQLTILIACFMIPHAIAARVAYPIMQKLHHRGTFAISFFISGLCTLALMFVDSLPAMYFTQLLNGFAQGLHLPLLLSFAIYKVESNVRATAMGLYQALYSVGMFSGPLIAGILNDNFGIDSGFLFGSILAFSALVVIPWSLYVDFKKDALITINVLTKHSELSLKGEEQEK; encoded by the coding sequence ATGAGCAAATTACAATCCAGCAAGATTCAATCTGTTATCTTCTTATTCGTAACCTTGTTTTTCTGGATCTCAATGTACATCTATGTTCCTATTTTAACACCATATTTATCCAATTTGAAATATTCCTTACAATTTATTGGCGTTGTATTAGCTACCTATGGATTAATCCAATTATTATTCCGTTTTCCACTTGGCATTTTATCGGATCATCTGCAGAAGAGAAAACTCTTTATTGTACTTGGTATGTTGTGCAGCGTCTGTAGTTGTCTACTATTTCTTGTACCTGATCTTTGGATTTTCCCATTGCTCGGTCGTGCTGTCGCAGGAATTTGTGCATCTACTTGGGTAGCATTCACGATTATGTATGCTAATAACTTCGAACAACATGAGATGCCTAAAGCAATGGGACAAATTAGCTTATATACTGTACTCGGTCAATTTATCGGAATGATGGCATCAGGATGGATCTCCGATGTGTATCAGTATCGTATGACCTTTATCGTTGGTGCAGTGATAGGTGCAATTGGATTGGTACTCTCATTTCTATTATACGAGAAGAGTCCAACGAGTGATCAAAAAGGGATGTCCTTCAAACTAATCGGGTCAGTTCTAAGTTCACATCGTGTCTTGTTTGCCTCTCTCCTGTCAGTTCTTGCGCATGGAGTACTATTCATTACAATGTTTGGGTTCACACCACTTAAAGCGATTGAACTCGGTGCAACAGGGACACAACTTACCATATTAATCGCTTGTTTTATGATACCACACGCCATTGCAGCTAGAGTTGCATATCCGATCATGCAAAAGCTACATCATCGTGGTACATTTGCAATCAGCTTTTTCATTAGTGGTCTTTGTACGTTAGCGTTAATGTTTGTCGATTCACTGCCTGCGATGTACTTTACACAACTATTGAATGGTTTCGCTCAAGGACTACATCTACCATTATTACTTTCTTTTGCTATTTATAAAGTGGAAAGTAATGTTAGAGCAACAGCAATGGGTCTATATCAGGCACTTTACTCGGTAGGTATGTTCTCTGGCCCTCTCATTGCTGGTATTCTCAATGATAACTTTGGAATTGATAGTGGATTTTTATTTGGAAGTATACTTGCATTTAGCGCGTTGGTTGTAATACCGTGGTCGCTTTATGTAGATTTCAAAAAAGACGCTTTAATAACGATAAATGTGCTAACGAAGCATAGCGAACTTTCACTTAAAGGAGAAGAACAAGAAAAATGA
- a CDS encoding RHS repeat-associated core domain-containing protein, whose amino-acid sequence MGIGYSLPAKYMSEDKNWKQNYTYGALGERISMSYLPSGDPSNDWEPTPGASGANSGNALTTLYYLSDVRGSAIGLMDPEGAIAARYHYDEFGIALDDEKFDMNWAGPDNLFGYTGLGYDYTSGLNNARARYFDASIGRFISEDTVEGVNKNPLSLNLYTYVQNNPNKYVDPSGNIPVLIALLGKVIVNYAIDVMIGVGFDYLSYVKSGSTNKFNMTASLKKNAKESAVPGLGFIKKFKRGLKLADEIKAAQKAAKAKKAGSKGSSNIKITSKTFGKPLKTTINGKKVKLRVDAEPDGKKIQIQAGGGKNSTVDVRIDSKLPIEPQVPKQLNLTKGQKQELLKNLQRAVDWLNN is encoded by the coding sequence ATGGGCATAGGCTATTCCCTTCCTGCGAAATATATGAGTGAGGATAAGAACTGGAAGCAAAACTATACGTACGGTGCATTAGGCGAACGGATTAGTATGAGCTACCTACCTAGTGGCGATCCAAGCAATGATTGGGAGCCTACACCTGGGGCAAGCGGTGCTAATTCAGGTAATGCCCTTACTACGCTATACTATTTGTCTGATGTACGTGGAAGCGCAATAGGTTTGATGGATCCAGAGGGTGCAATAGCAGCTCGTTACCACTATGATGAGTTTGGTATTGCATTAGACGATGAGAAATTCGACATGAACTGGGCAGGACCAGATAATCTATTCGGATACACAGGATTAGGTTATGATTATACGAGTGGACTGAATAATGCACGTGCCCGATACTTCGATGCTAGTATTGGTAGATTTATAAGTGAGGATACCGTTGAAGGTGTCAATAAAAATCCACTGAGTTTGAATCTATATACGTATGTGCAAAATAATCCGAATAAGTATGTGGATCCAAGCGGTAATATTCCAGTACTAATTGCGCTCCTTGGTAAAGTCATTGTTAATTATGCGATTGATGTCATGATTGGAGTAGGATTTGATTATTTATCCTATGTTAAATCGGGTTCTACTAATAAATTCAATATGACAGCTTCGCTGAAAAAGAATGCGAAGGAAAGTGCTGTTCCAGGTTTAGGTTTTATCAAGAAATTCAAACGAGGATTAAAGTTAGCGGATGAGATTAAGGCAGCACAGAAAGCCGCGAAGGCTAAGAAAGCTGGAAGTAAGGGTTCTAGTAATATTAAAATTACAAGTAAAACCTTTGGGAAACCTTTAAAAACTACAATAAACGGTAAGAAAGTTAAGTTAAGAGTTGATGCAGAACCTGATGGTAAAAAAATCCAGATACAAGCAGGTGGCGGTAAAAATTCAACAGTAGATGTAAGAATTGACTCTAAACTTCCAATAGAACCTCAAGTGCCAAAGCAATTAAACTTAACCAAAGGTCAGAAACAAGAACTTCTTAAAAATTTACAAAGAGCTGTGGATTGGTTGAATAACTAA
- a CDS encoding biotin transporter BioY produces MKVNWFHSLIYTPLFSALFIIFTLTQIKLPFSPVPFTLQTLGVILAGVYLKPQAAFISIFIVIILALIGLPVFGGESGLTYILGSTGGFIFYFPFGALIISHLTHFVLNFDSNKPSKLRLVTYFSVVFTLFGLVMPYIFGIPWFINVLDVSFVTAMKMACYPYLIFDFVKIIIAVAVLITMKKTVLFIRLQQ; encoded by the coding sequence ATGAAAGTTAATTGGTTTCATTCTCTCATATACACCCCATTATTCAGTGCGTTATTTATTATTTTTACTCTGACTCAAATAAAGCTACCTTTTTCTCCAGTACCATTTACATTACAAACTCTTGGGGTCATTTTGGCAGGTGTCTACTTAAAACCACAAGCAGCATTTATTAGTATTTTTATTGTCATAATACTAGCATTAATCGGACTACCTGTGTTCGGCGGTGAAAGTGGACTTACGTATATATTAGGATCTACTGGTGGTTTCATCTTCTATTTCCCGTTTGGTGCACTTATTATAAGCCATCTAACTCATTTCGTGTTAAATTTTGATTCTAACAAACCTTCAAAACTGCGGTTAGTCACCTATTTCTCGGTGGTATTTACTCTATTCGGACTTGTTATGCCTTATATATTTGGTATACCTTGGTTTATTAATGTACTAGATGTTAGTTTTGTAACGGCTATGAAGATGGCGTGCTACCCCTACTTAATTTTCGATTTCGTTAAGATTATTATTGCTGTTGCAGTATTGATAACTATGAAAAAAACTGTTCTTTTTATTCGATTACAACAATAA
- a CDS encoding helix-turn-helix transcriptional regulator — protein sequence MPIRLRLNEIIKEREISQRELARLTGLRPNTISHLCSDKVNSAYFESLETICRALDIDIKDLLVLED from the coding sequence ATGCCCATACGGTTACGTCTAAATGAAATTATCAAGGAGCGTGAAATTTCTCAACGTGAACTCGCACGTTTAACAGGTCTAAGACCTAATACCATCAGCCATTTGTGTTCAGACAAAGTAAACAGTGCTTATTTCGAGTCATTAGAAACGATTTGCAGAGCATTGGACATCGACATTAAAGACCTCCTGGTCTTAGAGGATTAG
- a CDS encoding EndoU domain-containing protein, whose translation MDSEGAIAARYHYDEFGIALDDEKFDMNWAGPDNLFGYTGLGYDYTSGLNNARSRYFDASIGRFISEDTVEGDNKNPLSLNLYTYVQKNPNKYVDPSGNIPVLIALLGKVIVNYAIDVMIGVGFDYLSYVKSGSTSKFNMTASLKKNAKESAVPGLGFIKKFKRGLKLADEIKTAQKAAKAKPINLPSYKKVKIDMAHIISGHTVGGSRAKQSGRKDIFPSNMNKSLIEKTVRDAYKNASKVQTQGDRILVRGKANGIKIEMWVNKKTKAIETAYPIK comes from the coding sequence ATGGATTCAGAGGGTGCAATAGCCGCTCGTTACCACTATGATGAGTTTGGTATTGCATTAGACGATGAGAAGTTTGACATGAACTGGGCAGGACCAGATAATCTATTCGGATACACAGGATTAGGTTATGATTATACGAGTGGACTGAATAATGCACGTTCCCGATATTTCGATGCTAGTATTGGTAGATTTATAAGTGAGGATACCGTTGAAGGTGACAATAAAAATCCACTGAGTTTGAATCTATATACGTATGTGCAAAAAAATCCGAATAAGTATGTAGATCCAAGTGGTAATATTCCAGTACTAATTGCGCTCCTTGGTAAAGTCATTGTTAATTATGCGATTGATGTCATGATTGGAGTAGGATTTGATTATTTATCCTATGTTAAATCGGGTTCTACTAGTAAATTCAATATGACAGCTTCGCTGAAAAAGAATGCGAAGGAAAGTGCTGTTCCAGGTTTAGGTTTTATCAAGAAATTTAAACGAGGATTAAAGTTAGCGGATGAGATTAAGACAGCACAGAAAGCCGCGAAGGCTAAGCCAATTAACTTACCATCGTATAAGAAAGTTAAGATTGATATGGCCCATATAATATCGGGTCATACTGTCGGAGGATCCCGAGCAAAACAGAGTGGAAGAAAAGATATCTTCCCCTCAAATATGAATAAGTCACTAATAGAAAAAACAGTTCGTGATGCTTATAAAAATGCAAGTAAAGTACAAACGCAAGGCGATCGAATTTTAGTTAGAGGAAAAGCTAATGGTATAAAGATTGAAATGTGGGTTAATAAAAAAACAAAGGCTATTGAGACAGCATATCCAATCAAATGA